In Salinigranum marinum, one DNA window encodes the following:
- the gfo6 gene encoding D-xylose 1-dehydrogenase Gfo6, which translates to MVPHLRDYFDAFTRRDWQTLDPAAVDDPVRVALVGLGWFTREWALPGVQRSAFTEATVVTDVDAEAVATVAAEHDLVGLSTEEFRDGVAADQYDAVYVATPNAAHLEYVERAADRGKAVLCEKPLEATVDRAERAVAACEAAGVPLMVGYRMQTEPAVRRVKALLDEGFVGDVVHVHATMSQTMLGELTDATDQWRLDADQSGGCALMDLGVYPINTTRFLLDADPTRVFGHTRSEHVAFDAVDEHAAFQLAFPEDVHALCTVSQNAQHASRLEITGTEGRLVLDPAFYEREERAARIVRGGVAADLEFEPVHQLEEEAAYFGHHLLTDTAFHPDGRHALTDMRVLDAIYESAATGSPVSLSL; encoded by the coding sequence ATGGTGCCACACCTGCGCGACTACTTCGACGCGTTCACCCGCCGCGACTGGCAGACGCTCGACCCGGCCGCCGTCGACGACCCCGTCCGAGTGGCGCTGGTCGGCCTCGGCTGGTTCACCCGCGAGTGGGCCCTGCCGGGCGTCCAGCGGTCGGCGTTCACCGAGGCGACGGTCGTGACGGACGTCGACGCCGAGGCGGTCGCCACGGTCGCGGCCGAACACGATCTCGTCGGGCTCTCTACCGAGGAGTTCCGGGACGGTGTGGCCGCCGACCAGTACGACGCGGTGTACGTCGCGACGCCGAACGCCGCTCATCTCGAGTACGTCGAACGCGCGGCCGACCGGGGGAAGGCCGTCCTGTGCGAGAAACCGCTCGAAGCGACGGTCGATCGGGCCGAGCGGGCGGTCGCCGCCTGCGAGGCGGCGGGCGTCCCGCTGATGGTCGGCTACCGGATGCAGACGGAACCCGCAGTGCGCCGCGTCAAAGCGCTCCTCGACGAGGGGTTCGTCGGCGACGTCGTCCACGTCCACGCGACCATGTCGCAGACGATGCTCGGCGAGCTCACCGACGCGACCGACCAGTGGCGACTGGACGCCGACCAGTCGGGCGGCTGTGCGCTCATGGACCTCGGGGTGTACCCGATCAACACCACGCGGTTCCTGCTCGACGCCGACCCCACCCGCGTGTTCGGCCACACCCGCTCGGAGCACGTGGCCTTCGACGCTGTCGACGAACACGCCGCCTTCCAGCTCGCCTTCCCCGAGGACGTCCACGCGCTCTGTACGGTGAGTCAGAACGCACAGCACGCGAGCCGCCTGGAGATCACCGGCACCGAGGGGCGACTCGTCCTCGACCCGGCGTTCTACGAGCGCGAGGAGCGCGCCGCCCGCATCGTCCGCGGGGGCGTGGCGGCCGACCTCGAGTTCGAACCGGTCCACCAGCTCGAAGAGGAAGCCGCCTACTTCGGTCACCACCTGCTCACCGACACCGCGTTCCACCCCGACGGGCGACACGCCCTGACCGACATGCGGGTTCTGGACGCTATCTACGAGTCCGCGGCGACCGGCAGTCCGGTGTCCTTGTCGTTGTGA
- a CDS encoding aldo/keto reductase — protein sequence MIGATHTLPSGDELPALGLGTWRLDGETVEESVRTALDAGYTHVDTAEGYRNEREIGEVLAGYDRDELFLTSKVLPKHLTYDSLIEACEASLDRLGTEYLDLYLIHWPNPAVSLRESLDAMATLHDRGLVRNVGVSNFSAYQLSCAHHVSDVPIAVNQIEFHPWFQRPDLVDYCRDTDTVVEAAAPLARAEVFADEVVQELADRYERSPAQVVLNWALERDIVVLPKSSSPAHVRANADLDWALDDADLRRLDDRDRDRPVYDTPARDWSGDVYGING from the coding sequence ATGATCGGTGCCACACACACGCTCCCGAGCGGCGACGAGCTCCCCGCGCTCGGCCTCGGGACCTGGCGACTCGACGGCGAGACGGTCGAAGAGAGCGTTCGGACGGCGCTCGACGCCGGCTACACCCACGTCGACACCGCCGAGGGGTATCGCAACGAACGCGAGATCGGTGAGGTGCTCGCCGGCTACGACCGCGACGAGCTCTTTCTCACCTCGAAGGTGCTCCCGAAACACCTCACGTACGACTCGTTGATCGAGGCCTGTGAGGCCTCACTGGACCGGCTGGGAACGGAGTACCTCGACCTGTACCTCATCCACTGGCCCAACCCCGCGGTCTCGTTGCGCGAGTCGCTGGACGCGATGGCGACGCTCCACGACCGCGGCCTCGTCCGCAACGTCGGCGTCTCGAACTTCAGCGCCTACCAGCTGAGCTGTGCGCACCACGTCAGCGACGTCCCAATCGCGGTCAACCAGATCGAGTTCCACCCGTGGTTCCAGCGGCCCGACCTCGTCGACTACTGTCGAGACACCGACACCGTCGTCGAGGCCGCCGCGCCGCTGGCCCGTGCCGAAGTGTTCGCCGACGAGGTCGTCCAGGAACTGGCCGACCGCTACGAGCGCTCGCCCGCACAGGTCGTGCTCAACTGGGCGCTCGAACGCGACATCGTCGTCCTCCCCAAGTCCTCGTCGCCCGCACACGTCCGGGCGAACGCCGACCTGGACTGGGCGCTGGACGACGCCGACCTCCGCCGCCTCGACGACCGCGACCGCGACCGCCCGGTGTACGACACGCCCGCGCGCGACTGGTCCGGTGACGTGTACGGGATCAACGGGTAG
- a CDS encoding spermidine synthase, which yields MDTTQAVDRLRLSRPELAVAVSGVASMGLEILAGRMIAPQFGSSIYTWGGIIGVFLAALSYGYWRGGQEAAAHASNERMARFFLLTAVYVALVVFAGDIMLRLTSGFPLPSRFASLPAITLLFGPPTYFLGFISPYAAELSRKEGLGAASGHVYALGTIGSIVGAFATTYLLIPSLGIEEIGLVFGLLSVGTAVALSRPGIDLEQALSFVAVTLLLVAAVASGAAGVAAEGQVVYQTQTAYQELEVIDIGDRRTLYLDGQPHSAMDLDAPTRHVFDYTPYFHLPFLFADDEAEIDRVLFIGGGGFTGPKRFVEEYDVTVDVAEIDPEVIDVAKEYFAVEESPRLNIHNTGGRQFLRETDHEYDLIVLDAYRKDKVPFELTTVEFMRLANDRLSDEGILFANVISAPSGPASKFYRAEYKTMRAAFPQVYSFPTDAGVGIQNIELVATKSETVVTQAQLRARNDRRDIGIDLSTELRTYRRTEATGDVPLLRDDKAPIDSLLDPMVGQRYVVDDADEANGTDGTDGAGTTPTEPSPGTTAAAPTATAAGRG from the coding sequence GTGGACACCACTCAGGCCGTCGACCGGCTTCGGCTGTCGCGACCGGAACTGGCCGTCGCCGTCTCCGGCGTCGCCAGCATGGGGCTGGAAATCCTCGCCGGGCGGATGATCGCTCCGCAGTTCGGGAGCAGCATCTACACCTGGGGTGGCATCATCGGGGTATTCCTCGCCGCGCTCAGCTACGGCTACTGGCGGGGCGGGCAGGAGGCGGCCGCCCACGCCTCGAACGAGCGGATGGCGCGCTTTTTTCTCCTGACGGCGGTGTACGTCGCGCTCGTCGTCTTCGCGGGCGACATCATGCTGCGGCTCACTTCGGGGTTCCCGCTCCCCAGCCGATTCGCGTCGCTCCCGGCTATTACGCTCCTGTTCGGCCCGCCGACGTACTTCCTGGGCTTCATCAGTCCGTACGCGGCCGAACTCTCGCGCAAGGAGGGGCTCGGCGCGGCCTCGGGCCACGTCTACGCGCTCGGGACGATCGGGAGCATCGTCGGCGCGTTCGCGACGACGTACCTCCTCATCCCCTCGCTGGGGATCGAGGAGATCGGCCTCGTCTTCGGGCTGTTGTCGGTCGGGACGGCGGTCGCGCTCTCACGGCCCGGCATCGACCTCGAACAGGCGCTCTCGTTCGTCGCCGTCACCCTCCTGCTCGTCGCCGCGGTCGCAAGCGGCGCGGCCGGCGTGGCCGCCGAGGGGCAGGTCGTCTACCAGACCCAGACCGCCTACCAGGAACTCGAAGTCATCGACATCGGCGACAGGCGGACGCTGTATCTCGACGGCCAGCCCCACAGCGCGATGGATCTCGACGCCCCCACCAGACACGTCTTCGACTACACGCCGTACTTCCATCTCCCCTTCCTCTTCGCCGACGACGAGGCGGAGATCGACCGCGTGCTGTTCATCGGCGGCGGCGGCTTCACCGGGCCGAAACGGTTCGTCGAGGAGTACGACGTCACCGTCGACGTCGCCGAGATCGACCCGGAAGTCATCGACGTCGCGAAGGAGTACTTCGCCGTCGAGGAGTCCCCTCGGTTGAACATCCACAACACGGGCGGACGGCAGTTCCTCCGCGAGACCGACCACGAGTACGACCTCATCGTCCTCGACGCCTACCGGAAGGACAAGGTGCCGTTCGAGCTCACGACGGTCGAGTTCATGCGACTGGCGAACGACCGGCTCTCGGACGAAGGAATACTGTTCGCCAACGTGATCTCCGCGCCGAGCGGGCCGGCCTCGAAGTTCTACCGCGCCGAGTACAAGACGATGCGCGCGGCGTTCCCGCAGGTGTACAGTTTTCCGACCGACGCGGGCGTCGGGATCCAGAACATCGAACTCGTCGCGACGAAAAGCGAGACGGTCGTCACCCAGGCGCAACTGCGGGCGCGTAACGACCGCCGTGACATCGGGATCGACCTCTCGACGGAGCTCCGAACCTATCGTCGAACCGAAGCGACCGGCGACGTCCCGCTCCTGCGGGACGACAAGGCACCGATCGACAGCCTCCTCGATCCGATGGTCGGCCAGCGGTACGTCGTCGACGACGCCGACGAGGCGAACGGGACGGACGGCACGGACGGCGCAGGGACGACCCCGACCGAGCCGAGTCCGGGGACGACGGCCGCCGCGCCGACCGCGACGGCGGCCGGACGCGGCTGA
- a CDS encoding MFS transporter — translation MSDRPRQSRSHLLTPRRAWVLVAVAVGWLFVVGARFLLPAVLPQVKTTFGVGNAGAGLAVSVIWGAYAVMQAPGGVLIDRVGERLLLAGSLVLTGAAVVVVAFAPTYVVFLVGCAAFGLTTGLYGPARGTSISRSFPNNDGAAIGATLAAGSIGSAVLPFVAGSLVGEVGWRLLLGVLVVPFVVVAGLAWAAVPDRRGDEDASPPEMRVLVGDVARAVRTPAVARAVAAVTLLLFAFQGITAFLPTYLVEVKGFDQATATGLFALLFVAGAGSQLLAGTVADRIGERWVLTATAAVATASAAALPFVDGLLIAAVVVAAVGTRLAMAPVSNAYVIDILPPGVQGSAWGMLRTGFFLVSAGGSTLVGAFADRGLFDEAFFVLAALAALATLLYARLPSRATAKRQATAAD, via the coding sequence ATGAGCGACCGTCCTCGACAGTCCCGCTCGCACCTCTTGACTCCTCGACGAGCCTGGGTGCTCGTGGCGGTCGCCGTCGGCTGGCTGTTCGTCGTCGGCGCACGCTTTCTCCTGCCCGCGGTGCTCCCGCAGGTGAAGACGACGTTCGGCGTCGGCAACGCGGGCGCGGGGCTCGCGGTGTCGGTGATCTGGGGCGCGTACGCGGTGATGCAGGCCCCCGGTGGCGTGCTCATCGACCGCGTCGGCGAGCGGCTATTGCTCGCGGGGAGCCTCGTGCTCACCGGCGCGGCGGTCGTCGTGGTCGCGTTCGCGCCGACGTACGTCGTCTTCCTCGTCGGCTGTGCCGCCTTCGGCCTGACGACGGGGCTGTACGGGCCCGCCCGCGGCACGTCGATCTCGCGGTCGTTCCCGAACAACGACGGGGCGGCCATCGGCGCGACGCTCGCCGCTGGGAGCATCGGATCGGCCGTCCTCCCGTTCGTCGCGGGATCGCTCGTCGGCGAGGTCGGCTGGCGACTGCTGCTCGGCGTGCTCGTCGTGCCGTTCGTCGTCGTCGCCGGACTGGCGTGGGCAGCCGTCCCCGACCGTCGCGGGGACGAGGACGCGTCGCCGCCCGAGATGCGAGTGCTCGTCGGTGACGTCGCCAGGGCCGTCAGGACGCCCGCGGTCGCCCGGGCCGTCGCCGCGGTGACGCTCCTGCTGTTCGCGTTTCAGGGGATCACGGCCTTTCTCCCGACGTATCTCGTCGAGGTCAAGGGGTTCGATCAGGCGACGGCGACGGGGCTGTTCGCCCTCCTGTTCGTCGCCGGGGCGGGATCGCAACTCCTCGCCGGGACGGTCGCGGACCGTATCGGCGAGCGGTGGGTGCTCACCGCGACCGCGGCCGTCGCGACCGCCTCTGCCGCCGCGCTCCCGTTCGTCGACGGCCTCCTGATCGCGGCGGTCGTCGTCGCGGCCGTCGGGACCCGGCTCGCGATGGCGCCCGTCTCGAACGCGTACGTCATCGACATCCTCCCGCCGGGCGTGCAGGGGAGCGCCTGGGGGATGCTCCGTACCGGCTTCTTCCTCGTGAGCGCCGGCGGGTCGACGCTCGTCGGTGCCTTCGCCGACCGGGGGCTGTTCGACGAGGCCTTCTTCGTCCTCGCGGCGCTGGCCGCACTCGCGACCCTGTTGTACGCCCGGCTCCCGTCGCGAGCGACCGCCAAGCGGCAGGCGACCGCCGCCGACTGA
- a CDS encoding PAS domain S-box protein: MQHVPPGDDRSARQAVYEAFADRSRSVEDATDRALRVGTERLGVELGVLTEITPERQTIVQAVGDHETIEAGETCPLDRAYCRRTVEQESTLCVQDAASSREVSELAYETFGLDTYIGAKVTVGDGAYGTVCFADPEPRAEPFSEADQLFVELLARLVGQAIERRRHEEAFREQNERLRTEKRRIQRIANTTFDLLFELDSDAQLTYVSTGVGTVLGYGAEEAMGNSFTDYIAPSSLSAAFEAFEQVFDGESVRNLELTANRADGGTATIEINATPVEEDDTVVALQGVARDVTARREREAELRLKTRAIDDATVGVTIADATEPDNPLVYLNQAFETLTGYSSEEVLGRNCRRLQGPATDEETVETLREGIEAAEPVSVDLVNYRRNGAPFWNNVRVVPVDDDAGELSYFVGFQEDATDRVRTERLIELLNRVLRHNLRNELNVLLGYGELLTDPEAAARTDVDAGRVIRDTVAKLSSVSEQVRELEAIARQDHKPTRLDVRDLLDSVAGDVGGEYPDATVDVAVDVPPSRGICAGMELGRAIEELVDNALAHDGDDGGVSAVQVTARAAGDDIELVVADDGPGIPSIEASAIESGRETAVEHGNGLGLWLVNWIVTRYGGSFQIRPATDADDASGTVATIRLPAIESDESVDEAVRPHTTLFQ, from the coding sequence TTGCAACACGTTCCGCCCGGCGACGACAGATCGGCCAGACAGGCGGTCTACGAGGCGTTCGCTGACCGAAGCCGGTCGGTCGAGGACGCCACGGACCGAGCGCTCCGGGTCGGCACCGAACGGCTCGGGGTCGAACTCGGCGTGCTCACCGAAATCACGCCGGAGAGACAGACGATCGTCCAGGCCGTGGGAGACCACGAGACGATCGAGGCGGGCGAGACGTGCCCGCTCGACCGCGCGTACTGTCGGCGAACCGTCGAGCAAGAGAGCACGCTCTGCGTCCAGGACGCCGCCTCCTCCCGCGAGGTCTCCGAACTCGCGTACGAGACGTTCGGGCTGGACACGTACATCGGCGCGAAAGTCACCGTCGGCGACGGGGCGTACGGGACCGTCTGTTTCGCCGACCCGGAGCCGCGTGCGGAGCCGTTTTCCGAGGCGGATCAGCTGTTCGTCGAACTGCTCGCCCGACTGGTCGGGCAGGCGATCGAACGACGCCGGCACGAGGAGGCGTTCCGCGAGCAGAACGAGCGCCTCCGGACGGAGAAACGACGCATCCAGCGCATCGCCAACACGACGTTCGACCTCCTGTTCGAGCTCGACAGCGACGCGCAACTCACGTACGTCTCGACGGGGGTCGGAACGGTGTTGGGGTACGGGGCCGAAGAGGCGATGGGGAACTCCTTCACCGACTACATCGCCCCGTCGTCGTTGTCCGCGGCGTTCGAGGCGTTTGAGCAGGTATTCGACGGTGAGTCGGTCCGGAACCTCGAACTGACGGCGAACAGGGCCGACGGCGGGACGGCCACCATCGAGATCAACGCCACACCCGTCGAGGAGGACGACACGGTGGTGGCGCTCCAGGGTGTCGCCCGCGACGTGACAGCGCGGCGCGAGCGAGAGGCCGAACTCCGGCTCAAGACGCGGGCCATCGACGACGCCACCGTGGGCGTCACCATCGCCGACGCGACCGAACCGGACAACCCGCTCGTCTACCTGAACCAGGCGTTCGAGACGCTGACGGGCTACTCGAGCGAGGAGGTGCTCGGGCGGAACTGCCGTCGCCTGCAGGGGCCGGCGACCGACGAGGAGACCGTCGAGACCCTCCGCGAAGGGATCGAGGCCGCCGAACCCGTCTCCGTCGACCTCGTCAACTACCGACGGAACGGCGCGCCCTTCTGGAACAACGTCCGGGTCGTGCCCGTCGACGACGACGCCGGGGAGCTCTCGTATTTCGTGGGCTTCCAGGAGGACGCCACGGACCGGGTCCGGACCGAGCGCCTCATCGAACTGCTCAACCGCGTCCTCCGGCACAACCTCCGGAACGAACTGAACGTCCTGCTCGGCTACGGCGAACTCCTCACCGACCCCGAGGCGGCCGCCCGGACCGACGTCGATGCCGGCCGCGTCATCCGTGACACCGTCGCGAAGCTGTCGTCCGTGAGCGAACAGGTCCGCGAACTCGAGGCCATCGCCCGACAGGACCACAAACCGACTCGGCTCGACGTTCGGGACCTGCTCGACTCCGTCGCCGGCGACGTCGGCGGGGAGTACCCCGACGCGACCGTCGACGTCGCCGTCGATGTCCCGCCGAGCCGGGGGATCTGTGCGGGGATGGAGCTGGGGCGGGCGATCGAGGAGCTCGTCGACAACGCACTGGCGCACGACGGTGACGATGGTGGTGTTTCGGCGGTGCAGGTCACCGCACGGGCCGCGGGGGACGACATTGAGCTCGTCGTCGCCGACGACGGACCGGGGATCCCTTCCATCGAGGCGTCGGCGATCGAGAGCGGACGGGAGACGGCGGTCGAACACGGCAACGGGCTCGGGCTGTGGCTCGTGAACTGGATCGTCACCCGCTACGGCGGGAGTTTCCAGATCCGGCCCGCGACCGACGCGGACGACGCGTCGGGAACGGTCGCGACGATTCGGCTCCCGGCGATCGAGTCCGACGAGTCGGTCGACGAGGCGGTTCGGCCCCACACGACCCTGTTTCAGTAG
- the thiD gene encoding bifunctional hydroxymethylpyrimidine kinase/phosphomethylpyrimidine kinase yields MSRRPVPDRRPVALTIAGSDSGGGAGIQADLKTMEAGGVFATSAITSTTAQHTRGVESTHVLPIEEVDAQIEAVRGDFDVGAVKTGMLATTPIVELVTEHAREWGVPFVVDPVMVATSGDRLLAAEAEAAYEDLVASATLVTPNADEAAVLTGIEVVDEETMRAAGEALVETGAAAALVKGGHVDAAGRDERVVDLLVTGDAVRRFESPRVDTDATHGSGCTLSSAIAAGLAREESLPDAVAAGVEFMRRAVRYPLDVGQGPGSVHHLVAIRDRAARHATGEAVEGVVDRLVAGEATRAIVPEVGLNVVGATPYAEETGDVAAVEGRITRTLSGVRPNRGVRFGASSHVARFLLSAREAAPAYRFAANCRFDDGIEAALADLGWPVASFDRSAEPTADEEASTMGWGARQAFAGAAGAETPPVAVVDDGDVGKEPMTRVLARDAETLGDRLLALASAVTTEP; encoded by the coding sequence GTGAGCCGACGACCAGTCCCCGACCGTCGGCCCGTGGCGCTGACGATCGCCGGCAGCGACTCGGGGGGCGGGGCGGGGATCCAGGCCGACCTGAAGACGATGGAGGCGGGCGGCGTCTTCGCGACGAGCGCGATCACGAGCACGACGGCACAACACACCCGGGGCGTCGAGTCGACGCACGTCCTCCCGATCGAGGAGGTCGACGCACAGATCGAAGCCGTGCGCGGTGACTTCGACGTCGGGGCGGTGAAGACGGGGATGTTGGCGACGACGCCGATCGTCGAACTCGTGACCGAGCACGCGCGCGAGTGGGGCGTCCCGTTCGTCGTCGATCCGGTGATGGTCGCCACCTCGGGCGACCGCCTGCTCGCGGCCGAGGCGGAGGCGGCGTACGAGGACCTCGTCGCGTCGGCGACGCTCGTGACGCCCAACGCCGACGAGGCCGCGGTCCTGACGGGGATCGAGGTCGTCGACGAGGAGACGATGCGGGCCGCGGGCGAGGCGCTCGTCGAGACGGGTGCGGCGGCCGCGCTCGTGAAGGGCGGCCACGTCGACGCCGCCGGCCGGGACGAGCGCGTGGTCGACCTCCTCGTTACCGGGGACGCGGTGCGTCGGTTCGAGAGTCCGCGCGTCGACACCGACGCGACCCACGGCTCCGGCTGTACGCTGTCGAGTGCGATCGCGGCCGGCCTCGCCCGGGAGGAGTCGCTCCCCGACGCCGTCGCGGCCGGCGTCGAGTTCATGCGTCGGGCCGTGCGCTACCCGCTGGACGTCGGCCAGGGGCCTGGATCGGTCCACCACCTCGTCGCGATCCGAGACCGCGCGGCGCGGCACGCGACCGGCGAGGCCGTCGAGGGCGTCGTCGACCGCCTGGTCGCGGGGGAGGCGACGCGAGCCATCGTGCCCGAGGTGGGGTTGAACGTCGTGGGCGCGACGCCGTACGCCGAGGAGACGGGCGACGTCGCGGCCGTCGAGGGCCGGATCACCCGGACGCTGTCGGGCGTGCGGCCGAACCGCGGGGTCCGGTTCGGCGCGTCGAGCCACGTCGCGCGCTTCCTGCTCTCCGCGCGCGAGGCCGCTCCGGCGTACCGGTTCGCCGCGAACTGCCGGTTCGACGACGGTATCGAGGCCGCCCTGGCGGACCTCGGCTGGCCGGTCGCGTCGTTCGACCGGAGCGCGGAGCCGACCGCCGACGAGGAGGCGTCGACGATGGGGTGGGGGGCCCGGCAGGCGTTCGCGGGCGCGGCGGGGGCCGAGACGCCGCCCGTCGCGGTGGTCGACGACGGCGACGTCGGGAAGGAGCCGATGACGCGGGTGCTGGCGCGGGACGCAGAGACGCTCGGGGACCGACTGCTCGCGCTCGCGTCGGCGGTCACGACCGAGCCGTAG
- the tenA gene encoding thiaminase II codes for MSFTDTLEPVAEPLWDAIVDHPMVSQLGAGTLDESPFRYWVRQDYVYLVEYSRLFALGAAKAPDLRRLGTFAELLESTVTTEMDLHRSYAAEFGIDESALEATEPSPTTRAYTDFLVRTAALGTFGDLVAALLPCMWGFNATANRLAERGRPAHEGYAAWIDMYAGDEFTELTDWCLDLMDDVAAGADEATRDRYRDLFVTSGRYEYRFWDAAWREEEWEVSV; via the coding sequence ATGTCCTTCACCGACACGCTCGAACCGGTCGCCGAGCCGCTGTGGGACGCCATCGTCGACCATCCGATGGTGTCGCAGTTGGGGGCGGGAACGCTCGACGAGTCGCCCTTCCGGTACTGGGTGCGGCAGGACTACGTCTACCTCGTCGAGTACAGCCGGCTGTTCGCCCTCGGAGCGGCGAAGGCACCGGATCTTCGGCGGCTGGGGACGTTCGCGGAGCTGCTCGAATCCACAGTCACCACCGAGATGGACCTCCACCGGTCGTACGCCGCGGAGTTCGGGATCGACGAGTCGGCGCTCGAAGCGACGGAGCCGTCGCCGACGACGCGCGCCTACACGGACTTCCTCGTCCGGACGGCGGCGCTCGGCACCTTCGGCGACCTCGTCGCCGCGCTCTTGCCCTGTATGTGGGGCTTTAACGCGACGGCCAACCGCTTGGCCGAGCGCGGCCGGCCCGCCCACGAGGGGTACGCCGCGTGGATCGACATGTACGCCGGCGACGAGTTCACCGAACTCACCGACTGGTGTCTCGATCTGATGGACGATGTCGCGGCCGGCGCGGACGAGGCGACGAGAGACCGCTACCGCGACCTGTTCGTCACCTCCGGGCGGTACGAGTACCGCTTCTGGGACGCCGCCTGGCGCGAGGAGGAGTGGGAGGTGTCGGTGTGA